From Daucus carota subsp. sativus chromosome 6, DH1 v3.0, whole genome shotgun sequence, the proteins below share one genomic window:
- the LOC108226777 gene encoding N-terminal acetyltransferase A complex catalytic subunit NAA10 translates to MVCIRRATINDLLAMQACNLFCLPENYQLQIYLYHIISWPQLLYVAEDYNGKIVGYVLAKMEEEATPECHGHITSLAVLRSHRKLGLATKLMMAAHSAMEHVFGAEHVSLHVRESNRAAFNLYTETLGYKVHDLEGKYYADGEDAYVMRKIFKG, encoded by the coding sequence ATGGTGTGCATCCGAAGAGCCACCATCAATGACCTCTTAGCCATGCAAGCATGCAATCTATTCTGTTTGCCGGAGAATTACCAGCTCCAAATCTACTTGTACCACATCATTTCCTGGCCGCAGCTCCTCTATGTCGCAGAAGACTACAACGGCAAGATTGTGGGATACGTCTTAGCCAAAATGGAAGAAGAGGCAACACCCGAGTGTCACGGCCATATCACTTCTTTAGCTGTTCTCAGAAGTCACCGAAAACTTGGCCTTGCTACGAAGCTAATGATGGCTGCTCATAGCGCGATGGAACATGTGTTTGGCGCGGAGCATGTGTCGTTGCATGTCCGGGAGAGTAATCGGGCTGCGTTTAATCTGTACACGGAGACGTTGGGGTACAAGGTTCATGATTTGGAGGGAAAGTATTATGCGGATGGGGAGGATGCTTATGTTATGAGGAAGATTTTCAAGGGGTAG